Proteins from a single region of Apium graveolens cultivar Ventura chromosome 7, ASM990537v1, whole genome shotgun sequence:
- the LOC141671475 gene encoding uncharacterized protein LOC141671475 isoform X3, translating into MCTTITSTSPSPISHFHQTTMMFQFIILSILVLTSKMFVFAFLNNDTDQQALLSFKASIEDNPLGVLASWNSSIHFCHWTGVTCSHRRERVTSLNLTSQNLVGTLSPHIGNLSFLREIYLYENNFHGSIPNEIGRLFRLQHLYLNNNSFQGGFPPNLSHCVDIRKIFMYNNNLRGKLPTEFASWTKLEVIDLGKNHFTGSIPPSIGNMSSLGILYLDRNNLAGIPLEIAHLAKLEVLYLDSNNFSGIVPQQLFNFSSLYLFNLFGNDLEGTLPPDFGSSLPKLQEFNCGGNKISGLLPPSIANASGLILFDIAGNNITGPVPNNLGSLPHLQILNLNHNPLGDNMGPDDLGFFNSFVNCTNLQQLGLEETGLRGKLPNSIVNLSISMERLYLNKNHIYGSIPREIGKLENMKVLSLFDNLLTGTIPESIGKLSKLGALDLQKNNISGVIPTAISNISQLSDLYFSNNKLQGNLPTELFNISTIQYMLIANNRLSGVIPKEIGFSSQCIGLDLSRNLFTGPLPSNIGRLKHLGTLDLSYNKLTGDIPATLDGCVMLEELYLEGNLFQGRIPSSFKALKNLAFLDLSNNNISGSIPNFFVGFPLIVFLNLSHNKLGGEVSREGLFSNSSAFSVVGNLELCGGIQALHLPACPVKVSRNKKKTSAMRIKLLLILILVPFGILLVCLALIFYRRRNSKKLNNPVLLTDHQYPQLSYQDLLLATNEFSPKNLLGKGRYGSVYKGVLESVEHIVAVKVLHIEIRGANKSFLAECETLRNIRHRNLLKIITACSTIDFKGNDFKALVFEFMTNGSVDNWLHPSPYEEYERNLTLVQRLNISIDVALAVDYLHHHSHASIIHSDIKPSNILLDEDFVAHIGDFGLARFSYATMDDTNQPKMSLSTGVRGTVGYVPPVVQSMEWVESYLYREMCIAMGFFY; encoded by the exons ATGTGCACTACCATTACCAGTACATCCCCCTCACCAATTtctcattttcatcaaacaaccATGATGTTTCAATTCATCATTCTCTCTATTCTAGTATTAACATCAAAAATGTTTGTATTTGCGTTTCTAAACAATGACACCGATCAACAAGCGTTGCTTTCTTTTAAGGCTTCAATAGAAGATAACCCGTTGGGTGTGCTGGCCTCGTGGAACAGTTCCATCCACTTCTGTCACTGGACAGGCGTTACGTGCAGCCACAGAAGAGAGAGAGTAACATCACTAAATCTCACCTCACAAAACTTGGTGGGTACATTGTCTCCTCATATTGGAAACCTATCCTTTCTCAGGGAAATTTACCTCTACGAAAACAATTTTCATGGCTCAATCCCAAATGAAATTGGTCGACTGTTTCGCCTACAACATCTTTATCTAAATAACAATTCTTTTCAAGGTGGTTTCCCTCCCAATTTGAGTCATTGTGTCGATATCAGGAAAATTTTTATGTATAACAACAATCTAAGAGGAAAACTACCGACGGAGTTTGCTTCTTGGACTAAGCTTGAAGTGATTGACCTTGGAAAAAATCATTTTACCGGATCAATTCCACCTTCAATAGGTAATATGTCATCTCTTGGTATTCTTTATCTGGATCGGAACAATCTAGCGGGCATACCTTTGGAAATTGCTCATCTTGCAAAACTGGAGGTTCTTTACTTGGATTCAAACAATTTTTCGGGTATAGTTCCTCAACAACTTTTCAACTTTTCATCCCTGTATCTATTCAATCTATTCGGGAATGACTTAGAAGGAACACTTCCACCAGATTTTGGTTCCTCCCTTCCTAAGCTACAAGAGTTCAACTGTGGAGGAAACAAAATATCAGGCCTACTTCCACCATCAATAGCTAATGCGTCGGGTCTCATTTTATTTGACATCGCAGGAAATAATATTACTGGTCCTGTACCAAATAATTTGGGTAGCCTTCCCCATCTTCAAATTCTGAATCTGAATCACAATCCACTTGGAGACAATATGGGTCCCGATGACTTGGGCTTCTTTAATTCTTTTGTCAACTGTACCAATTTACAGCAACTTGGATTAGAAGAGACTGGTTTAAGAGGGAAGCTCCCGAACTCTATTGTGAATCTCTCCATTTCTATGGAGCGGCTATATCTGAACAAAAACCACATATACGGGAGCATACCCCGTGAAATTGGAAAACTTGAGAACATGAAAGTACTTTCGTTGTTTGACAACTTACTAACAGGGACCATTCCAGAGTCAATTGGAAAGCTTTCAAAGCTAGGCGCACTAGATTTACAGAAAAACAACATATCAGGAGTAATTCCAACTGCCATCAGCAACATTTCTCAATTAAGTGATCTCTACTTTAGTAATAACAAGCTCCAAGGGAACCTTCCTACTGAATTGTTTAACATCTCAACTATACAATATATGTTAATTGCTAACAACAGGCTTAGCGGTGTAATACCCAAGGAAATTGGGTTTTCTTCCCAATGTATTGGCCTTGATTTGTCCCGGAACTTATTCACTGGCCCACTTCCATCCAACATTGGAAGATTGAAACATCTGGGGACACTAGATCTCTCGTACAACAAATTAACAGGAGATATACCCGCCACTCTTGATGGTTGTGTGATGTTGGAGGAACTGTACTTGGAAGGAAATCTTTTTCAAGGTAGAATTCCATCTTCTTTCAAGGCTTTGAAAAATCTTGCATTTCTAGATCTTTCAAACAATAATATCTCCGGGAGTATTCCAAACTTTTTTGTTGGGTTTCCTCTAATTGTGTTCCTCAACCTGTCGCACAACAAGCTTGGAGGTGAAGTGTCGAGAGAAGGTTTGTTTTCAAACTCAAGTGCTTTTTCAGTCGTTGGAAATTTGGAGCTCTGTGGAGGTATTCAAGCATTGCATTTGCCTGCTTGTCCTGTAAAAGTCTCAAGGAATAAGAAAAAAACATCTGCCATGAGAATAAAACTACTCCTTATTCTTATTCTTGTACCCTTTGGTATCTTGTTAGTATGTCTTGCCTTAATTTTTTATCGACGTCGAAACTCCAAAAAGTTGAATAACCCTGTACTATTGACGGACCACCAATATCCCCAACTTTCATATCAAGATCTTCTACTAGCTACAAATGAGTTTTCTCCAAAAAATTTGCTAGGTAAAGGAAGATATGGTTCTGTGTACAAAGGAGTTCTCGAATCAGTGGAACACATAGTTGCTGTAAAGGTACTACACATTGAAATACGTGGAGCTAACAAGTCTTTTTTGGCAGAGTGTGAAACACTGAGAAATATTCGTCACCGCAATCTTCTCAAGATCATCACAGCATGCTCTACCATTGATTTTAAGGGCAATGACTTCAAAGCATTGGTCTTTGAGTTCATGACTAACGGGAGTGTGGACAACTGGTTGCATCCAAGTCCTTATGAAGAGTATGAAAGAAACTTGACTCTAGTCCAGAGGTTAAATATTTCAATTGATGTTGCATTGGCAGTGGACTACCTACATCATCACAGTCATGCAAGTATCATTCATTCTGACATAAAGCCAAGTAATATTCTTCTTGACGAGGATTTTGTTGCTCATATTGGTGATTTTGGTTTGGCGAGGTTTTCTTATGCTACTATGGATGATACCAATCAACCAAAAATGAGTTTGTCAACTGGTGTACGTGGAACAGTTGGATATGTTCCTCCAG TTGTGCAGAGTATGGAATGGGTGGAGAGTTATCTCTACAGGGAGATGTGTATAGCTATGGGATTCTTTTACTAG
- the LOC141671475 gene encoding uncharacterized protein LOC141671475 isoform X2, whose protein sequence is MCTTITSTSPSPISHFHQTTMMFQFIILSILVLTSKMFVFAFLNNDTDQQALLSFKASIEDNPLGVLASWNSSIHFCHWTGVTCSHRRERVTSLNLTSQNLVGTLSPHIGNLSFLREIYLYENNFHGSIPNEIGRLFRLQHLYLNNNSFQGGFPPNLSHCVDIRKIFMYNNNLRGKLPTEFASWTKLEVIDLGKNHFTGSIPPSIGNMSSLGILYLDRNNLAGIPLEIAHLAKLEVLYLDSNNFSDFGSSLPKLQEFNCGGNKISGLLPPSIANASGLILFDIAGNNITGPVPNNLGSLPHLQILNLNHNPLGDNMGPDDLGFFNSFVNCTNLQQLGLEETGLRGKLPNSIVNLSISMERLYLNKNHIYGSIPREIGKLENMKVLSLFDNLLTGTIPESIGKLSKLGALDLQKNNISGVIPTAISNISQLSDLYFSNNKLQGNLPTELFNISTIQYMLIANNRLSGVIPKEIGFSSQCIGLDLSRNLFTGPLPSNIGRLKHLGTLDLSYNKLTGDIPATLDGCVMLEELYLEGNLFQGRIPSSFKALKNLAFLDLSNNNISGSIPNFFVGFPLIVFLNLSHNKLGGEVSREGLFSNSSAFSVVGNLELCGGIQALHLPACPVKVSRNKKKTSAMRIKLLLILILVPFGILLVCLALIFYRRRNSKKLNNPVLLTDHQYPQLSYQDLLLATNEFSPKNLLGKGRYGSVYKGVLESVEHIVAVKVLHIEIRGANKSFLAECETLRNIRHRNLLKIITACSTIDFKGNDFKALVFEFMTNGSVDNWLHPSPYEEYERNLTLVQRLNISIDVALAVDYLHHHSHASIIHSDIKPSNILLDEDFVAHIGDFGLARFSYATMDDTNQPKMSLSTGVRGTVGYVPPEYGMGGELSLQGDVYSYGILLLEIFSGKRPTEDSILVDGGSNLHNYVRKALPERVMDIADPCMVVDQEEHGLTGNQSYNKTAMEVCLASIFEVGILCSEVMPQKRIDISVALKQLQAAKDIFLNRRQQPG, encoded by the exons ATGTGCACTACCATTACCAGTACATCCCCCTCACCAATTtctcattttcatcaaacaaccATGATGTTTCAATTCATCATTCTCTCTATTCTAGTATTAACATCAAAAATGTTTGTATTTGCGTTTCTAAACAATGACACCGATCAACAAGCGTTGCTTTCTTTTAAGGCTTCAATAGAAGATAACCCGTTGGGTGTGCTGGCCTCGTGGAACAGTTCCATCCACTTCTGTCACTGGACAGGCGTTACGTGCAGCCACAGAAGAGAGAGAGTAACATCACTAAATCTCACCTCACAAAACTTGGTGGGTACATTGTCTCCTCATATTGGAAACCTATCCTTTCTCAGGGAAATTTACCTCTACGAAAACAATTTTCATGGCTCAATCCCAAATGAAATTGGTCGACTGTTTCGCCTACAACATCTTTATCTAAATAACAATTCTTTTCAAGGTGGTTTCCCTCCCAATTTGAGTCATTGTGTCGATATCAGGAAAATTTTTATGTATAACAACAATCTAAGAGGAAAACTACCGACGGAGTTTGCTTCTTGGACTAAGCTTGAAGTGATTGACCTTGGAAAAAATCATTTTACCGGATCAATTCCACCTTCAATAGGTAATATGTCATCTCTTGGTATTCTTTATCTGGATCGGAACAATCTAGCGGGCATACCTTTGGAAATTGCTCATCTTGCAAAACTGGAGGTTCTTTACTTGGATTCAAACAATTTTTCGG ATTTTGGTTCCTCCCTTCCTAAGCTACAAGAGTTCAACTGTGGAGGAAACAAAATATCAGGCCTACTTCCACCATCAATAGCTAATGCGTCGGGTCTCATTTTATTTGACATCGCAGGAAATAATATTACTGGTCCTGTACCAAATAATTTGGGTAGCCTTCCCCATCTTCAAATTCTGAATCTGAATCACAATCCACTTGGAGACAATATGGGTCCCGATGACTTGGGCTTCTTTAATTCTTTTGTCAACTGTACCAATTTACAGCAACTTGGATTAGAAGAGACTGGTTTAAGAGGGAAGCTCCCGAACTCTATTGTGAATCTCTCCATTTCTATGGAGCGGCTATATCTGAACAAAAACCACATATACGGGAGCATACCCCGTGAAATTGGAAAACTTGAGAACATGAAAGTACTTTCGTTGTTTGACAACTTACTAACAGGGACCATTCCAGAGTCAATTGGAAAGCTTTCAAAGCTAGGCGCACTAGATTTACAGAAAAACAACATATCAGGAGTAATTCCAACTGCCATCAGCAACATTTCTCAATTAAGTGATCTCTACTTTAGTAATAACAAGCTCCAAGGGAACCTTCCTACTGAATTGTTTAACATCTCAACTATACAATATATGTTAATTGCTAACAACAGGCTTAGCGGTGTAATACCCAAGGAAATTGGGTTTTCTTCCCAATGTATTGGCCTTGATTTGTCCCGGAACTTATTCACTGGCCCACTTCCATCCAACATTGGAAGATTGAAACATCTGGGGACACTAGATCTCTCGTACAACAAATTAACAGGAGATATACCCGCCACTCTTGATGGTTGTGTGATGTTGGAGGAACTGTACTTGGAAGGAAATCTTTTTCAAGGTAGAATTCCATCTTCTTTCAAGGCTTTGAAAAATCTTGCATTTCTAGATCTTTCAAACAATAATATCTCCGGGAGTATTCCAAACTTTTTTGTTGGGTTTCCTCTAATTGTGTTCCTCAACCTGTCGCACAACAAGCTTGGAGGTGAAGTGTCGAGAGAAGGTTTGTTTTCAAACTCAAGTGCTTTTTCAGTCGTTGGAAATTTGGAGCTCTGTGGAGGTATTCAAGCATTGCATTTGCCTGCTTGTCCTGTAAAAGTCTCAAGGAATAAGAAAAAAACATCTGCCATGAGAATAAAACTACTCCTTATTCTTATTCTTGTACCCTTTGGTATCTTGTTAGTATGTCTTGCCTTAATTTTTTATCGACGTCGAAACTCCAAAAAGTTGAATAACCCTGTACTATTGACGGACCACCAATATCCCCAACTTTCATATCAAGATCTTCTACTAGCTACAAATGAGTTTTCTCCAAAAAATTTGCTAGGTAAAGGAAGATATGGTTCTGTGTACAAAGGAGTTCTCGAATCAGTGGAACACATAGTTGCTGTAAAGGTACTACACATTGAAATACGTGGAGCTAACAAGTCTTTTTTGGCAGAGTGTGAAACACTGAGAAATATTCGTCACCGCAATCTTCTCAAGATCATCACAGCATGCTCTACCATTGATTTTAAGGGCAATGACTTCAAAGCATTGGTCTTTGAGTTCATGACTAACGGGAGTGTGGACAACTGGTTGCATCCAAGTCCTTATGAAGAGTATGAAAGAAACTTGACTCTAGTCCAGAGGTTAAATATTTCAATTGATGTTGCATTGGCAGTGGACTACCTACATCATCACAGTCATGCAAGTATCATTCATTCTGACATAAAGCCAAGTAATATTCTTCTTGACGAGGATTTTGTTGCTCATATTGGTGATTTTGGTTTGGCGAGGTTTTCTTATGCTACTATGGATGATACCAATCAACCAAAAATGAGTTTGTCAACTGGTGTACGTGGAACAGTTGGATATGTTCCTCCAG AGTATGGAATGGGTGGAGAGTTATCTCTACAGGGAGATGTGTATAGCTATGGGATTCTTTTACTAGAAATTTTCTCGGGGAAACGGCCTACAGAAGATAGCATTTTGGTAGACGGTGGTAGTAATCTTCATAACTATGTGAGGAAAGCACTTCCTGAAAGAGTGATGGACATTGCTGACCCCTGCATGGTAGTAGATCAAGAAGAACATGGCCTGACTGGAAATCAGTCATACAACAAGACTGCAATGGAAGTATGCTTGGCATCAATATTTGAAGTGGGAATATTATGTTCAGAAGTGATGCCACAAAAACGCATTGACATTAGTGTTGCTTTAAAGCAATTACAGGCGGCAAAAGACATATTTTTGAACCGCAGGCAGCAACCTGGGTGA
- the LOC141671475 gene encoding uncharacterized protein LOC141671475 isoform X1 → MCTTITSTSPSPISHFHQTTMMFQFIILSILVLTSKMFVFAFLNNDTDQQALLSFKASIEDNPLGVLASWNSSIHFCHWTGVTCSHRRERVTSLNLTSQNLVGTLSPHIGNLSFLREIYLYENNFHGSIPNEIGRLFRLQHLYLNNNSFQGGFPPNLSHCVDIRKIFMYNNNLRGKLPTEFASWTKLEVIDLGKNHFTGSIPPSIGNMSSLGILYLDRNNLAGIPLEIAHLAKLEVLYLDSNNFSGIVPQQLFNFSSLYLFNLFGNDLEGTLPPDFGSSLPKLQEFNCGGNKISGLLPPSIANASGLILFDIAGNNITGPVPNNLGSLPHLQILNLNHNPLGDNMGPDDLGFFNSFVNCTNLQQLGLEETGLRGKLPNSIVNLSISMERLYLNKNHIYGSIPREIGKLENMKVLSLFDNLLTGTIPESIGKLSKLGALDLQKNNISGVIPTAISNISQLSDLYFSNNKLQGNLPTELFNISTIQYMLIANNRLSGVIPKEIGFSSQCIGLDLSRNLFTGPLPSNIGRLKHLGTLDLSYNKLTGDIPATLDGCVMLEELYLEGNLFQGRIPSSFKALKNLAFLDLSNNNISGSIPNFFVGFPLIVFLNLSHNKLGGEVSREGLFSNSSAFSVVGNLELCGGIQALHLPACPVKVSRNKKKTSAMRIKLLLILILVPFGILLVCLALIFYRRRNSKKLNNPVLLTDHQYPQLSYQDLLLATNEFSPKNLLGKGRYGSVYKGVLESVEHIVAVKVLHIEIRGANKSFLAECETLRNIRHRNLLKIITACSTIDFKGNDFKALVFEFMTNGSVDNWLHPSPYEEYERNLTLVQRLNISIDVALAVDYLHHHSHASIIHSDIKPSNILLDEDFVAHIGDFGLARFSYATMDDTNQPKMSLSTGVRGTVGYVPPEYGMGGELSLQGDVYSYGILLLEIFSGKRPTEDSILVDGGSNLHNYVRKALPERVMDIADPCMVVDQEEHGLTGNQSYNKTAMEVCLASIFEVGILCSEVMPQKRIDISVALKQLQAAKDIFLNRRQQPG, encoded by the exons ATGTGCACTACCATTACCAGTACATCCCCCTCACCAATTtctcattttcatcaaacaaccATGATGTTTCAATTCATCATTCTCTCTATTCTAGTATTAACATCAAAAATGTTTGTATTTGCGTTTCTAAACAATGACACCGATCAACAAGCGTTGCTTTCTTTTAAGGCTTCAATAGAAGATAACCCGTTGGGTGTGCTGGCCTCGTGGAACAGTTCCATCCACTTCTGTCACTGGACAGGCGTTACGTGCAGCCACAGAAGAGAGAGAGTAACATCACTAAATCTCACCTCACAAAACTTGGTGGGTACATTGTCTCCTCATATTGGAAACCTATCCTTTCTCAGGGAAATTTACCTCTACGAAAACAATTTTCATGGCTCAATCCCAAATGAAATTGGTCGACTGTTTCGCCTACAACATCTTTATCTAAATAACAATTCTTTTCAAGGTGGTTTCCCTCCCAATTTGAGTCATTGTGTCGATATCAGGAAAATTTTTATGTATAACAACAATCTAAGAGGAAAACTACCGACGGAGTTTGCTTCTTGGACTAAGCTTGAAGTGATTGACCTTGGAAAAAATCATTTTACCGGATCAATTCCACCTTCAATAGGTAATATGTCATCTCTTGGTATTCTTTATCTGGATCGGAACAATCTAGCGGGCATACCTTTGGAAATTGCTCATCTTGCAAAACTGGAGGTTCTTTACTTGGATTCAAACAATTTTTCGGGTATAGTTCCTCAACAACTTTTCAACTTTTCATCCCTGTATCTATTCAATCTATTCGGGAATGACTTAGAAGGAACACTTCCACCAGATTTTGGTTCCTCCCTTCCTAAGCTACAAGAGTTCAACTGTGGAGGAAACAAAATATCAGGCCTACTTCCACCATCAATAGCTAATGCGTCGGGTCTCATTTTATTTGACATCGCAGGAAATAATATTACTGGTCCTGTACCAAATAATTTGGGTAGCCTTCCCCATCTTCAAATTCTGAATCTGAATCACAATCCACTTGGAGACAATATGGGTCCCGATGACTTGGGCTTCTTTAATTCTTTTGTCAACTGTACCAATTTACAGCAACTTGGATTAGAAGAGACTGGTTTAAGAGGGAAGCTCCCGAACTCTATTGTGAATCTCTCCATTTCTATGGAGCGGCTATATCTGAACAAAAACCACATATACGGGAGCATACCCCGTGAAATTGGAAAACTTGAGAACATGAAAGTACTTTCGTTGTTTGACAACTTACTAACAGGGACCATTCCAGAGTCAATTGGAAAGCTTTCAAAGCTAGGCGCACTAGATTTACAGAAAAACAACATATCAGGAGTAATTCCAACTGCCATCAGCAACATTTCTCAATTAAGTGATCTCTACTTTAGTAATAACAAGCTCCAAGGGAACCTTCCTACTGAATTGTTTAACATCTCAACTATACAATATATGTTAATTGCTAACAACAGGCTTAGCGGTGTAATACCCAAGGAAATTGGGTTTTCTTCCCAATGTATTGGCCTTGATTTGTCCCGGAACTTATTCACTGGCCCACTTCCATCCAACATTGGAAGATTGAAACATCTGGGGACACTAGATCTCTCGTACAACAAATTAACAGGAGATATACCCGCCACTCTTGATGGTTGTGTGATGTTGGAGGAACTGTACTTGGAAGGAAATCTTTTTCAAGGTAGAATTCCATCTTCTTTCAAGGCTTTGAAAAATCTTGCATTTCTAGATCTTTCAAACAATAATATCTCCGGGAGTATTCCAAACTTTTTTGTTGGGTTTCCTCTAATTGTGTTCCTCAACCTGTCGCACAACAAGCTTGGAGGTGAAGTGTCGAGAGAAGGTTTGTTTTCAAACTCAAGTGCTTTTTCAGTCGTTGGAAATTTGGAGCTCTGTGGAGGTATTCAAGCATTGCATTTGCCTGCTTGTCCTGTAAAAGTCTCAAGGAATAAGAAAAAAACATCTGCCATGAGAATAAAACTACTCCTTATTCTTATTCTTGTACCCTTTGGTATCTTGTTAGTATGTCTTGCCTTAATTTTTTATCGACGTCGAAACTCCAAAAAGTTGAATAACCCTGTACTATTGACGGACCACCAATATCCCCAACTTTCATATCAAGATCTTCTACTAGCTACAAATGAGTTTTCTCCAAAAAATTTGCTAGGTAAAGGAAGATATGGTTCTGTGTACAAAGGAGTTCTCGAATCAGTGGAACACATAGTTGCTGTAAAGGTACTACACATTGAAATACGTGGAGCTAACAAGTCTTTTTTGGCAGAGTGTGAAACACTGAGAAATATTCGTCACCGCAATCTTCTCAAGATCATCACAGCATGCTCTACCATTGATTTTAAGGGCAATGACTTCAAAGCATTGGTCTTTGAGTTCATGACTAACGGGAGTGTGGACAACTGGTTGCATCCAAGTCCTTATGAAGAGTATGAAAGAAACTTGACTCTAGTCCAGAGGTTAAATATTTCAATTGATGTTGCATTGGCAGTGGACTACCTACATCATCACAGTCATGCAAGTATCATTCATTCTGACATAAAGCCAAGTAATATTCTTCTTGACGAGGATTTTGTTGCTCATATTGGTGATTTTGGTTTGGCGAGGTTTTCTTATGCTACTATGGATGATACCAATCAACCAAAAATGAGTTTGTCAACTGGTGTACGTGGAACAGTTGGATATGTTCCTCCAG AGTATGGAATGGGTGGAGAGTTATCTCTACAGGGAGATGTGTATAGCTATGGGATTCTTTTACTAGAAATTTTCTCGGGGAAACGGCCTACAGAAGATAGCATTTTGGTAGACGGTGGTAGTAATCTTCATAACTATGTGAGGAAAGCACTTCCTGAAAGAGTGATGGACATTGCTGACCCCTGCATGGTAGTAGATCAAGAAGAACATGGCCTGACTGGAAATCAGTCATACAACAAGACTGCAATGGAAGTATGCTTGGCATCAATATTTGAAGTGGGAATATTATGTTCAGAAGTGATGCCACAAAAACGCATTGACATTAGTGTTGCTTTAAAGCAATTACAGGCGGCAAAAGACATATTTTTGAACCGCAGGCAGCAACCTGGGTGA
- the LOC141672123 gene encoding transcription elongation factor 1 homolog, with protein MGKRKSRAKPPPKKRMDKLDTVFSCPFCNHGSSVECRIDMKNLIGEASCRICQESFSTTVTALTEPIDIYSEWIDECERVNNPEDDGKNLEDDEEEEAYENV; from the exons ATGGGCAAGAGGAAGTCAAGGGCGAAGCCACCACCCAAAAAAAGGATGGACAAACTCGATACTGTATTTAGTTGCCCATTCTGTAATCACGGAAGCAGTGTGGAATGCCGTAT CGATATGAAGAATTTGATTGGTGAGGCTTCGTGCAGGATATGTCAAGAGAGTTTTAGCACAACTGTTACAG CTCTGACTGAACCTATCGATAT ATACAGTGAATGGATAGATGAATGTGAACGTGTGAACAACCCTGAGGACGATGGCAAAAATCTTGAGGATGATGAGGAAGAGGAGGCTTATGAGAATGTTTAA